From Calditrichota bacterium, a single genomic window includes:
- a CDS encoding inositol-3-phosphate synthase produces MKEIDRPKGKLGILTPGLGAVATTFIAGVEAVKKGIAKPIGSLTQMGTVRLGKRSEKRVPMIKDFVELAGLNDLVFGGWDIFEDNVYESAMNAGVLDKDLLESVKPEIEKIKPMKAVFDQKYVKNLSGPNVKQAATKYDLAQMLIDDINRFKEENNLDRVVVIWCASTEVFMKPEALHDSLESFEKAMKENHPGIAPSMIYAYAAIKAGVPFANGAPNLTIDIPALVEFANEKNVPLAGKDFKTGQTLMKTILAPGLKARMIGLRGWFSTNILGNRDGEVLDDPDSFKTKEESKLSVLEHILQPEVYPDLYKDLYHKVRINYYPPRGDNKEGWDNLDIFGWLGYPMQIKVDFLCRDSILAAPIVLDLALLMDLSHRCHWKGIQEWLSFYFKSPMHAPEVYPEHDIFIQLIKLKNTLRYLKGEELITHLGMEYYD; encoded by the coding sequence GTGAAAGAAATTGACCGGCCAAAGGGGAAATTGGGCATACTAACGCCAGGATTGGGCGCAGTGGCGACTACTTTTATTGCCGGTGTCGAGGCGGTGAAAAAAGGAATCGCCAAACCGATTGGCTCTTTGACGCAAATGGGCACCGTTCGGCTGGGCAAAAGATCGGAAAAACGCGTTCCCATGATTAAAGATTTTGTCGAATTGGCAGGTCTGAATGATTTGGTTTTTGGCGGTTGGGATATTTTTGAGGATAACGTTTACGAATCGGCGATGAATGCGGGCGTGTTGGACAAAGATCTGTTAGAGTCCGTAAAACCGGAGATCGAGAAAATAAAGCCGATGAAGGCGGTTTTTGATCAGAAATACGTGAAGAATCTCAGTGGCCCGAATGTGAAGCAAGCGGCGACAAAATATGATTTAGCGCAGATGTTGATTGATGATATTAATAGATTTAAAGAAGAAAACAATCTGGATCGAGTGGTGGTCATCTGGTGTGCAAGCACAGAAGTTTTCATGAAACCGGAAGCGCTTCACGATTCGCTGGAATCATTCGAAAAAGCGATGAAAGAAAACCATCCGGGCATTGCGCCGAGCATGATTTACGCTTACGCGGCGATCAAGGCCGGGGTTCCTTTTGCCAACGGCGCGCCGAATTTAACCATTGACATTCCGGCGCTCGTGGAATTCGCCAACGAGAAAAACGTACCGCTCGCGGGGAAAGATTTCAAAACAGGGCAGACGTTAATGAAAACGATTCTGGCGCCTGGATTGAAAGCGAGAATGATCGGTCTTCGCGGCTGGTTTTCGACCAACATTCTGGGCAACCGCGACGGCGAAGTGCTGGATGATCCCGATTCGTTCAAGACAAAAGAAGAGAGCAAACTATCGGTGCTGGAACATATTTTGCAGCCGGAAGTCTATCCTGACTTGTACAAAGATTTGTACCACAAGGTGCGCATTAATTATTACCCCCCGCGCGGCGACAACAAAGAAGGCTGGGACAATCTCGATATTTTTGGCTGGTTGGGTTATCCTATGCAGATCAAAGTCGATTTCCTCTGCCGAGACAGTATTTTGGCGGCTCCGATTGTGCTTGATCTGGCGCTACTAATGGATTTGTCTCATCGTTGTCATTGGAAAGGCATCCAGGAGTGGCTTTCTTTCTATTTCAAGAGCCCGATGCACGCGCCGGAAGTTTATCCGGAACACGATATTTTCATCCAATTGATCAAGCTGAAAAACACGCTGCGCTATTTGAAGGGCGAAGAGCTGATCACGCATCTGGGAATGGAATATTACGATTAA
- a CDS encoding aspartate 1-decarboxylase: MFVELLKSKIHRATVTAADLNYEGSITVDRDLMDAANLVPYEKVHVFNINNGARAITYVIEGKRGSGEICSNGALARLVEKGDLIIIAAFAQMETAKALSFKPSVVHVDDKNKVK, translated from the coding sequence ATGTTCGTTGAACTTTTAAAATCAAAAATCCATCGGGCGACGGTCACGGCCGCCGATCTGAATTACGAAGGAAGCATTACTGTTGACCGCGATTTGATGGATGCGGCGAATCTTGTGCCGTACGAAAAAGTGCACGTTTTCAATATTAATAACGGGGCGCGAGCCATCACCTACGTCATCGAGGGTAAACGGGGATCGGGAGAAATTTGCAGCAATGGCGCGCTCGCCCGGCTTGTGGAAAAAGGGGATTTAATTATCATTGCTGCGTTCGCGCAGATGGAGACGGCAAAGGCATTATCGTTTAAGCCAAGCGTCGTTCATGTTGATGACAAAAATAAGGTCAAATAA
- the rsmI gene encoding 16S rRNA (cytidine(1402)-2'-O)-methyltransferase, translating to MVSTPIGNLKDISQRALETLTEVDLIAAEDTRRSGVLLRHFQIQTPTTSYFDFNKEKKTPFLIDRLKSGKSIALISDAGTPGISDPAFYLAREAIRRGISVEAIPGAAAFVTALIVSGLPTDRFVFEGFLPQKKGRQTRLKELAAEKRTIIIYESPHRIHKTLKQLLEFLGDRQICICRELTKQFETVYRGTIEKFVREPDLIKTKGEFVLVVEGKGKSR from the coding sequence CTGGTGAGCACGCCAATCGGAAATTTGAAAGACATCTCCCAACGCGCGTTGGAAACTTTGACAGAAGTGGATTTGATTGCGGCGGAAGACACGCGTCGCTCAGGCGTGCTGCTGCGTCATTTTCAGATTCAGACGCCGACAACGAGTTATTTTGATTTTAACAAAGAAAAAAAAACGCCGTTTTTGATTGACAGGCTCAAGTCGGGCAAGTCGATTGCGCTGATTTCCGATGCCGGCACGCCGGGGATTTCCGATCCGGCGTTTTATCTGGCGCGGGAGGCGATTCGTCGGGGGATTTCAGTAGAAGCGATTCCCGGCGCCGCGGCTTTTGTGACGGCGCTGATCGTTTCGGGACTGCCCACAGACCGTTTTGTGTTTGAGGGATTTTTGCCGCAAAAAAAAGGCAGACAGACGCGGCTGAAGGAGTTGGCAGCAGAAAAACGCACGATTATTATTTACGAGTCGCCTCATCGAATTCACAAAACTTTGAAGCAGTTGCTGGAATTTTTAGGCGACCGGCAAATTTGCATCTGCCGAGAATTGACAAAACAATTTGAAACAGTTTATCGGGGAACAATTGAAAAATTTGTCCGCGAACCCGACCTGATCAAAACGAAAGGCGAGTTTGTGCTGGTTGTTGAGGGAAAAGGAAAATCCCGATAA
- a CDS encoding CDP-alcohol phosphatidyltransferase family protein, translating into MLPDWIKNFYLALITPVINFFIKKRLNPNHFTTLGLLLSIPTAYLFAIGYHRIAGAIMLLGGTFDIIDGRVARATNRTTKFGALYDSTLDRYSEVMIFFGLIYYFIVDWNHHASLISLITAVAVAVAIGGGVMTSYVRARAEGLGLDCKVGVMQRAERVVFIAFGAIFHLKTLVIAIIIVAIFSNITAIQRLLYVWKNERRKSEVSVPQK; encoded by the coding sequence TTGTTACCGGATTGGATTAAAAATTTTTATTTGGCATTAATTACGCCAGTGATTAATTTCTTTATCAAAAAAAGACTTAATCCAAACCATTTCACAACGCTGGGGCTGCTGCTGAGTATTCCCACCGCTTATTTATTTGCCATCGGCTATCATCGCATCGCAGGCGCGATTATGCTTTTAGGCGGAACGTTTGATATTATTGACGGACGCGTGGCACGAGCGACAAATCGCACGACAAAATTTGGCGCCCTTTACGATTCTACGCTGGACCGCTATTCCGAAGTGATGATTTTTTTCGGTTTAATTTACTATTTTATCGTTGATTGGAATCACCATGCTTCGCTAATTTCGTTGATAACTGCGGTTGCTGTGGCTGTGGCGATTGGAGGGGGCGTGATGACCAGCTACGTTCGCGCGCGCGCGGAAGGCCTGGGGCTGGACTGCAAAGTCGGCGTCATGCAGCGGGCTGAACGAGTTGTATTCATTGCATTTGGCGCTATTTTTCATCTGAAAACGTTGGTTATCGCAATTATCATCGTGGCAATATTTTCCAACATTACCGCCATTCAGCGTTTGCTTTATGTGTGGAAAAATGAGCGGCGCAAATCAGAAGTCTCTGTGCCGCAAAAGTAA